GCTGTTGGAAAATCATACCACCATCGTTTCAAGAAAGTGAGGGTCCAGAGGTTGCCAAGGAAATATGGACCGGGGGACATGTTCTCGGAATGTTCAAAGTCCGCGTCTAAGATGAGGAACTCAACAGTTTAACAAACAGGAAGCCGCATCTGTCGAAGTTGCTCGAAAGTTTTCGTACAATACCGGTCGGATCACCGGGGATAGCCGTGTCCCGGACAGAAGCCGGGTAAGTTTTCAATAACCATCCAACCGGCCGAGGTCATTCTGGAAGGGAAAGGGAAAAGACATGATCAAAAACCAAATGTGGTGGCTAGCTGTGGCCGTGTGTCTGCTTCTGGCTTCGGGTTTGCCGAGGGCTTGGGCCGTGGAACTGTGGGTGGGTTCAGCCACCGTTGATATCACACCTCCGCGGCCGGTGGCACTGGAGGGACAATTTCACACGCGAGTCGCGAATCGGGTTGAAACACCTCTGGTTGCGGCAGCGCTGGTGCTGGAATCCCGCGAGAACGGCCAAATGAAGGATCACGCTGTCATGGTGTCTTGCGACCTGGTCGGAATACCGGAGGCGGTCCTTCAAAAAGTGCGAGAGCGGATATCACAAGCTATTCCGCAGATTTCTCCAGAAAAGATCATCCTCAGTGCGACCCACACCCACACGGCACCGGTGGTGACGGAGGGAAAGTACGTCATTCCCGATCACGGCGTCATGACGGTTTCTGAATACGTGGCCTTTTTGGTGGATCGGGTCGCTGAGGCTGTGAAAACGGCCTGGCAAAACCGCCAGGTTGCGCAGCTCGGCTATGGTTTTGGCTATGCGGTGGTGGGACACAATCGGCGGGCGGTTTATGCAGACGGGCATGCCGTCATGTACGGCCGTACAGATGTACCAGACTTTCGCCACCTGGAAAGTGGAACTGATCCGGCGGTGCAAGTTTTGTTCTTTACGGATCGATCCGGAACGTTACTGACCATGGCGATTGAGGTGGCCTGCCCGTCACAGGAGGTTGAAGGTCAATCCACCGTCCACGCAGATTTCTGGCATTTCGTACGGCAAGAGATTTGGCGCCAGTTCGGCCGAAAGGTTGACATCCTGGCGTGGTGCGGGGCAGCGGGAGACCTGTCACCCCATCTCATGTTGCGGAAGGCTGCCGAGGAACGCATGCTGCGGCTGCGTGGCCTCGATTCGCTCCAGGAAATTGCTCGTCGCATCAGCGAGACGGTGATGGATGTTTATAATGTGGCACGGCAGGAGCTTTATCCCGAGGTGCCATTTGAGCACAGGGTATTGAACCTGGACCTGCCGCTGCGCGTGGTGACCGACGAAGAAGCGCGGACGGCGCGGGAAGAGGCTGCCAAGCTCGCTGATAATCCTGCCCTCCGCATGAAGATGCTGTGGCATCAACGCGTCGCCGAACGATACGAGAAACAACAACAGATTGCCCGTGACCAGTGGACAAACTCGTACGAGATTCATGTGTTGCGGATCGGGGATGTTGCTATTGCTACCAATCCCTTTGAACTTTTCGTGGACTTTGGTCTGCAAATTCAGGCCAGAAGCAAAGCCACACAAACGTTCGTGATTCAGCTTGCCGGCGCGGGAACGTATTTGGCGACGGATCGCGCCGTGGCGGGGGGTGGTTACAGTGCCGTCGTGGAGAGCACGGAAGTGAGCCCGGAAGGCGGACAGATTCTGGTGGACCGAACCGTCGAAGCAATCAATGCTCTTTTCGGACAGTGAGGTGTGCCTTGCGAGTCGTAACATGTTCGTTGATGCAGAGGGATTGCGCCAGAAAAGGAACATTTCGGCAAAATACTTGTTGCTGACAGGTGAGGTTACAACAAACTTGACTGCATTGCAAAAGGGTGATGTATGAAGTTCCAACCATCGACATCGTTCTTGCAAAAAGCATCCGCGGCAATTGGGATTTCCTTCGCGTTCCTATTTGGTCTGACTGTTTCCGGTGAGGATCGGGATCAAAAACCCCTCACGCTGACTGTGATCGAGTTGAAGCAGCATGGTCTGGCGATGCTGCTGGAGACTCCGGAAGGTCGGCATTACCTTATTGATACCGGGGGTGGTGGAGACCGGGATACCGTGGCGGCATGCCTCACCGAGCATCATGTGCAACAAATAGAGGGACTCGTGATTTCTCACCCGCACGGCGATCATCAGGGCGGTGTCCCGGCCGTTTTCGATCGCTGGCCGGTGAAAGAGTTGATCGTTTCCCCGTTTGTCCGCAAAGTTCCTGAAAAGCTCAAGACATCCGAGACGGAGTTCTCGCTGGGTCTACAGAAGTTGGCCGAGCAAAAGGGTGCTCGCGTCAGGGAAGTGTCCCAGGGAAGTGGTCTTGAGTGGGGAGCCGATGTGCATGTGGAAGTCCTTTGGCCGCCCGAAGAGCCCTTTTTGACTGCGAATCCCCGGCCGCACGGAACCTACAACAACAATTCACTTGTCTTGAGGGTGCAGTACAAGGACGCGGTATTCCTGCTTCCAGGAGATCTCGGTAACGAAGCGGCGGCCGTGCTGGTGAGAGAATCTCCTGCAAAGCTCAAAGCCCACGTGGTCGTTGTGCCCCATCACGGATTTTTTGGTAATGCCGATTTTGCCAAGGCGGTTCAGGCACAGGTGGCGATCGCTTCATGCATCGTTGACTACCTGGATCATCCCACGCGAAACGTCCCGGGGATTCATGCTGTTGATCTATTTGCACCGGTGGGGACTGGCGTGTATGTCACGCCGTGGCATGGGACGGTGACCGTGTCGACGGATGGAAAATATCTGGCTGTTGAGGCGAGAAAGAACGTCGAACTCGCACCGCTTTCCAATTGAAGTAGAGAGTCAGCGGCTCGCTGGTGCAATCCAAAAGGCCCAAGTCGGGGGATCTGTGCAACCCAATTCTTGACGGTGTCCTGTCGCCCATACCCGGTTTCGTGGGATGGCAAGGTCGGCGACGTTGCTGCGGTCTTTTCAAGCGGCAACCATGTCGAGTGACTCGTTGTGGTTTGCAGGGTGGCGCGTTCTTCACAGCGATCGGGTTGCCATGGTGCAAGTCATTCACTTGTCCGAACTGCTAGAATTCTTGTCGACGTGGGAAGTCGGAGATTCTCCTGCAGTTGAGATTGAAATGGCTTTTTGATGCTGTCAAGCTAACGGTGGCGGAAATCGGCCACTTCGCCGCCAACGTCGCCAACCAGAGGGACTGGGTACCACAGAAGAGTGCGTCGTCGGCAGCCGTGGAAGGAACGCTACCTGTTTGCTCCATCGCGATCCAGGAAAGGAGGTTGGCCATGTCTCGAAGTCGTCGGCAATTCCTTAGTCAAACGGCCGGTCTGGGATTGGTGATTGTTTGTGGGAAGACGGCCGTGAGTGCAGCGGAATCCGGGGAAGACTTGGAAGAGTCGCCGGTACCTGCCGGCGAAGATCTCATGCGCGAGCATGGAGTTCTTAATCGCATCTTGTTGATCTACGAGGCGGCTTTAGCGCGGCTGCCTCAAGCCGGGGAAGACGTCGCGGAGGTCGTGCACGAAGCGGGGACGATTGTCCGGAGTTTCGTGGAGGACTACCATGCCAAACTGGAAGAGAATTACATTTTCCCCGTTCTCGAAAAACATCAACGGTTGACGGATGTCGTGGCTGTGTTGCGTGAACAGCATGCTGTAGGGCGAAAAGTAACAGACAGAATTCTGAAAGTCACTGAAGCGCCTGCCTGGCGGCAGTCGGAGAACCGGCGCAGCTTTGCGAGAGCGTGTCGTGCCTTCATACGAATGTATCGCCCGCACGAATCGCGAGAAGATACGGAGGTCTTTCCGGCTCTTCACCACATCTTGTCTGCCAAGGAACTTGCTGAATTGGGAGAACGATTTGAAGAGGAGGAAGAACGACTGTTCGGGAGCGGCGGCTTCGAAAAGGTGGTTGCCCGGGTGGGCAAGTTGGAAGCCCGAGTGGGAATCAACGATTTGCGGCAGTTTACAGCGCAACTTGATTAGAGCGGGACGTTGTGTCCTGCGGACTGCGGGGAAGTGAAAACAAAACGGAGCGAGACCCCAGTTTTATCTCGGCATGCCACCTGCTACTAAAAATGCAGCGGGCGCTGCGGTTGGTCGTCGGGCAAAGCACTGACCAAGCCGCAAAAAAAGGTCATAGGGCTCTACGGGGCGTCAGAGGAGTTGCACTCCGGCTCGGCCGGGGATAATCTTGTTGCAGGATGCTGGCAAACCGGAATCATTCGCTCCGAGGGGCGTGCTTTTCATGGTGCTTGACAGTTTGCGGGCAGATCGGAACGGCAAATCGGGATTGCGGGATAGACGTGCCCGATGGCCCTGGCTCGCTTTTTCCATACCCCTGGCGAATTTCGCCCATATTTTGGGGATAATACGAAAAAGGGGTGCACGATGCGTCGTTTTCGTCGCCTGTTGGTTCTCCTGGCCCATGGCGACCTGGCCCCGCGGCGCTCCTGTTTGGCAATCAGCTGGCATGGCGTATTGAGGAAATGGGGAAACTTGTAAATGAGCAACCGAATGCTGGATGAGCAGGACTTGCTGGGACCCTTGTTGTCCAAGATCACCTGCCCCCACTGCTGGCACGTTTTTCAGCCTGCGGACACCCTTTGGATTTCGGAACATCCCGATCTTTTGGGCGATCGGCTGCTCGGCCCTCACGTTCCCCAACGATTTCTCCCTAATCGTTTCACTCTTCAGGGTAAAGCTTTGGACAGCCGGGGCATGCCTACTTCGCGACTTGCCTGTCCCCATTGTCACCTGGAAATCCCGCGTGGCATTTTTCATTTGCGGCCGGTGTTTTTTTCCCTGTTGGGAGCTCCAGCCTCGGGAAAGTCCTATTTTCTTACGACGATGATTTGGCGTTTACGGAAACTTCTTCCAGAGAAATTCGGACTGGCTCTCACCGATCTCGACGCCATCCATAATCATCGGCTGCAGGAGTACGAGAATACTCTCTTCCTCAATCGTGATGGTCAGACACCCGTGGAGCTTCCGAAAACCGAAACCACCGGCGACCTCTATAACCTCGTTATGCTCGGGGGTGCACCTGTTCAGTATATAAAACCCTTTTTGTTTTCTATTCAGCCGGTGGGAAAACACCCGCGGGCCAATTTGGGGCTTCGTGGAGGCCGGGCGTTGGTGGTGTATGACAATGCAGGCGAAAGTTTTCTTCCAGGTGCGGATTCCGCGAGAAGCCCGGTCACGCGTCACCTGGCGCTCTCGGCTGCCTGGTTTTTCGTGTTCGACCCCACCCAGGATTTACGATTTCGGCGGGAAGTCAGTCGCATTTCCGACGATCCGCAGGTCCGAATGGACCTCGATCGGCCTGCACGAGAGGTTCCCTACCGTCAGGACGTGATTCTTCGCGAAGCTTGGGAGAGGGTGCTGCGACATCACGAAGCACCCCTTCGCAGGGGCATGCCGCCACTCGTCGTCATCGTGGCCAAGGCAGACTGTTGGGGGCCGCTACTCCCCTGCTGGCCGCTTCCAGAACCGTATCGCATGACAGCTAAAGGGGTTGCAGGAGTGAGTATCGAACGCATCGTGGAGGTCTCCAGTGCCGTACGGTCCTTGATGGAGCAGTACGTGCCGGAAATTGTGGCTGCCGCCGAGACACTGAGCAGGGACGTCATTTACATTCCCGTCAGTGCGACCGGTTGCTCTCCGGAGACTAACGAACGGGGCGAGATCATTGGATTTCTTCCGAGCAAGATTCAGCCCATCTGGGTGGAAACACCCATTCTGTATACGCTCGTGCGATGGATGCCTGGCTTGGTAGGGCGGCTCGTCGGAAGCACTTCTCGGGGGGCTGCCGGATGAGGTGGCACACTTCGGCAAAACCATGCTGGGAAACACGACGCCTGATGCCATGACAGGGAGAAAGTCGGTGAAACACTGAGCGGAGAATCTTGACAATGGCCTGGGAACTCGTGATCACGTCGGCACCCAAGGGGCTAAAGCCCGGCTCAAGCGGTTTTTGCCCGGTGTTGGCTACGCGGGGAATTCCGCCGAATCTTTTGGACCGTCTCGAAGCCCTGAGCGGCTATCGACACCAGGAGATTGGAAGCGGAACGGGGCGTAACCCGGTGGTCTGGAGCCACACGATTGTCCGGCTGGGAACGGAGACCTATCACGTGCTCTCGCGCGTGGCGGACGCTGGGCGGGATTACTCTGGGCGATCCAATAAAGTCGCTCATCATGTGGTGCTGAAACCGGGGGAGTGTCCGCCCGGCGGACCGGCTGCCCTGCTCATGTGCCCGGGGGTGATGCGCGATCACTGGGACGGCCAGGTGGGTTGGTTGGACCGCGAAGTTTCCATTCCTTCAATAACGGCCCAGCCTCAGCCTTGCCTTTCTTGGGCCAAGACATGGGGAGATTCGGGATGGGGCGGAGTTCTCGCTTTTCGGGCGCTTTCACGCCCCGACGATCTGCTCCATTTTATCTATCCTGACGATGTTCCCATGCTCCGGCTTTTCGCTGAGTCACTCGCGCTGTTGCCCGAGGCATTCCGCTGGCGAGTGACTTTCACCACGTATGACTTGGGGCTGGCTGACGTGGCGATTTGCCGATGGCGGGCATGCCCCGCCAGTTCGCCTCAGGCCATTGCCTGGCGAAAAGCCCGTGGTCTGGAAATCTGGGACCTCACAAAGCCGCGAGGGCAGGCTCCTTCGGATGGGGCGGCTCTGGCTGGGCGAGAAGGATGGATCCTCCAGCCCTCTGGGGAACGCGATGGGGGTTCCACATCCCGCGCGGCAACCTCCGACCAGGCGAGAGGCCTTCAGACCGCATCCGCAGGCGCAACAGTTCAACCGCCCGACCTGCCTCCCGTATTGGCCCCTCCGGACAGCGGTGTGTTTCCGCTTGCCGAACGCCAGGGCCCCCCGCCCCTCACTGGTTTCCCGTCGAACAGAGTACCATCGAATCGAGGAAATAAAAGAGGGTTTTGGCTGGGATTCGCAGCCGGTATGGCGTGTATGCTGGTGCTGTCTATCGGAACAGTACTGGGGATCTCGTTCACCCCGGCGGGTAAGGTGCTCAGTGGTATTCCAGGGCTCATTGCGTCTAAGTTCAGCAGCCGAGGAGGTTTCGGCGGAAAAGCAAGTGATCAAGCCGAGAACGCCCCTGAGCCCGGAGAAAAGCCGCCGGCCGCGGGGAACCCTCCCCAAGCTGCTCCCGAAAAGCGGCAACAAATGGCGGGCGGTAAGACGGCTCCATCACCCGATGGCCGACGGACAGAAGGCAGCCCTTCTGATAATAAGGGGAAAGTGTCCGAAAGACCAAACTCGCAAACCGACGGCAAAAATGAGGAAGTTCGCGATAAGAATTCCTCGGCGGCGCCCGGAACTTCGGCTCCAGATAAGCGGAATTCTGCCAGCGAACAACCGCAAGGGCCTTCGGAGTCGAAACCGGAGAAACCGCCCGCACAGCCTGAAAAAGATTCGTCGGCCAATACCACGTTACCCCCTGCCCCGTCATCTGAGACGTCGCAAACCCCAAGAACACCAGTCGCCGACGGCAAACGAGAGAGGGAATTCAACGGCGATCCGAACGAAGCACGCCTGCTCACAAAGCTGGTAGGTGGCCCTGTTAACTCAGTTGAATTGCATGTCGAACCACGCACACATTCGTCCGAGGTGAGCAACGAGCTCGTGGTGGTGCCTGTCGCCCCTCGGCTCGATAGTCGACCCTCTACTGAGTCGCGTATTCGGCTCTATGTCGTGCAGTACTCGGATCGAAATAAGGTGCCGGATGCAGATGTTTTCTATATTCCACCTGACGGTTGGCCCAAGCGGTTTCGACTTGGTTTGAAGGACCAAAAAGAGGTTCCGGCTGTCCCGGGAGGGATTGCCCTTCAGTTGAAAACCGAACACGGCTGGGAAGGAAATATTCCGGAGTACCGGTATCGACGCAGTGATAAAACTCTCGTGATTCTGACCATTGAGGGAAAGGGCAACGGTGTAACCATTCAGACAAAGCCTCCCGATGATGCGAAAGAAGAACTGCGTGAACCGATTCCGGCGAAATTGGGTTTCTGGGTGGAAAAAGGTGCACAGTTGCCACGGCGGGTCTGGGTGACAATGGTGGAGCTGGAAATTTCCCAGTCGAAGTAGCTCGCTGGGAGAACTGGTGCTGATTGGACAATAAGGTGGGCCCGATGGATTACCAAGCGATTGCGGACAAGATTGAACTGGTTCTGGCGTCGCTCTCGAACGTTTCAGACGAGGAACTGCGCGACCTCGCAGAAACCTACGCGAGGGCCTGTCAGGAGGTCAATCAGCGTCTTCAGGACATCCATCATCTCATCAAGGCGGGTGAGCGAAGCGAGGCCATCCGCCGTGCCGATATCGCGCCTCGACTTCTCGATGCCGTCGATGCGTTGGATCTACCCGATCGCGACGCATGGGTGGATATTTGCACCTTGAAGCGACTTCCGCAACCGCCCGAACTTTTGACGCAGTACGTCGCGGAGCTCAATGAGGCATATGAGAGCGAACAGGGGCTGGCGGGGCTTTTGCGACAGCATCGGCTGCTAGCGCTTGCCCGCGCGCCGCTAGCCAAACGTGCGGCGGTGCTCAGACAGCTTGCGGAGGCCGAACCAGAAAACCCGATTTGGGTGGAGGACCTGCAAACACTGGAAAAATTCTGGCTGGATCAGATTTCCCAAGAGATTCAGGAATGCGTAAAGGCGGAGGACCTCTCAGCCCTGGAAGACATTCATAAGGAGCTTGAATCTGGACAGTGGCGCTGTGCTCCGCCAGCGTCCGTGATTTCCCAATGTCGTTCGGCCGTGGAAATGCTCCGCAACAAGGCTTTCCGTCGCGAGATGGAACATCTCGCCACGCTCATTCGTGAGGCCATGGAACGGCGAGATGTGTCTCGCGTGGAAGAACTGCTTCGCGTCTGGCAGGAGCGAGCTGCGACGGCTCCTCAATGGGTGGATTGGGACCTGCAAAACAAGGTGCAGCCTGCGATGCTCCTAGCCAAACAATTGGAGGCCGAACGACAGGCTGAGCGTCGCCGCCGACAGTTGTTCAACCAATTCCAGCAGATGCTCGTGAATCCACCTTCCCGAACGGAGCTGGAAAAGCAATATCTGGCACTCCAAGAGGCGGGGGTGACTCTGCCTCCGGATGTCGAGGAACGCTACGCGGCAGTCATCGATATGTACCGCCGCCGCGCGGCTTTGCGAAGAAATATCCTGCTCGTTGTTATGACGCTGGTCTTTATTGCGGCGGGCGTGATCGTGTGGAAAGTCCAGGCTCAAATCCAGACTAACCAGATCGCCGCGAACGCTGTGGCAGTGGTGGAAGCCTACATCGAAAGCAAACAGTTTGAGGAGGCGGAAAACTACCTAGCGGATCTCGAAGAAAAGCATCCCCAACTGCTGGAACGGCCCGAATTGATCGCCATCAAAACTCGTCTGCAAGAAGCCCATCAGGAAGAGAACTCTCGTCAAAAGAAACTCGCCGATCTTTTGATCATGGTTGAGCGTTCCCTGGAGAGCGTCCCTAATGCCCCTGCGCTCGATCAGGCCACCAGTCTCGCACGGACCCCGGAAGAAAAAGAGCGCGTGGCTGCCCTGAGAACGCAGGCTGAAAAGCGCTGGGCTGCGTTGCGTGCCGAAGCCGAAGAAGAGTTCCGTAAACGAATTAATCAGTTGGAGGAAGATCTCAATCAGATTGTCCACAGCAATAACCTCTCGGTGGAAGAGGAATTACACCAATTGTCACAGTTGGTCGAACGTGTCAACCGTTTGGAATCGGAAAACCGCGATAAGGGCCTATCGTTCGACAGGGAGTTAAATCAACTTCGTGACCGTGCCAGTGCGCGGCTTATGGAGGTGGCCAAGACGTCCAAAAGAGAAAGGGCCGTCCGTGAGTTGTGCTCGGCAGCCGCCCAGGGCACGCAGGCCTATCTGGCAGCCGTTCGAAAAATCGCGGCTGGTGCTGACTCGGTAGGTCTGACCGACCTCACGATGGTCGAAGCAGAGCTTCCACGGCTGGATGCGCTACCTGCATGGAATAATGCGGCAGCATTGTGGAATGATTCGCGAACCGTGTTATCGGCCCAGGCCCGCACAACCTTGCTCGAGCAGATCAACTCCCTCCAGGTCGAGCCGGTTGATGCTTTCCCGCTGAAAATGGAGGAGCGTCAGAGGCTGGAAGCGTATCTCACGATTATTTCCCAGCGCGATCAACTGGCTCTGACAATTGTCCCTGCCCTCAATGAGGAGTGGAAACAGCCCCTTATCAGCGATGCGTGGTTTGTCCAGTTGAAAAACGGGCGGCGGTACTACTCCCGGGAACAACCCGGCAGGCTTATCAAGGTGGTGCGGAGCCTAAAATCCGATAAAGATGAAGAATTGCCCATCGTACAAAGTATGGTGGAGTATCAAGGACGTGCTCCGCATACGGTGCTGTACAACCGCGTTGAAAAGGCCTTGGCGGACTGGAGTGCCAGATCCTGGGAGGCATCCGCCGACACGGTTTTATCCGAGATTATTCGTTTTTCACGCAAGGAGCCGCCCGAACTTCCCGAGCTTCCCCTCCTCTTTCACCTGTTTTGGGAGACACTAACTGTCGCCAAAAGTGGCGATGTGGGCTGGCAGGTTTTTTGGAACACGTGGCAGGATACGCTCCAAAAGCTGCGAGATCAATATCCTGCCAATTACGACTGGCCGCGTGTGGCCCAGGACAATAGCAGCAGAAACTTTGATGACCTGCGTGCATTTTTCAACAAACTGCCGTCGCCCGAAGAGGTTCTGAAACAGGTGGCCAGTACACGGCAGGAGTACCGTGGGATCCCCTGGCCGAGATTGGAATGGGTGGGCATCGTGATTGAGGATGACCAGCGGGTTTGGTATGTCCGTGGTATTCGCGGTGAAATCGTTCAGGATGGAGCACCACTCTTTATTCTTGAGGCCCCACCGGGTGGGAAGGGGCTTTTTTTACAGCGGATCGGGATGTGGCAGGGCCAGCGGGGAGTGGTCCAAAAAGCAGGCTCCTTGCGATTGTATAATGGACGGCCAGTCGTGGCGTTTGTGCCTCCGGCCCACAACTAAACCGCGCCGGCACGGAAAATACCAGGTGGTTTGCCAACCATTGTGCCAGTAGGCTGGTTTGGGAGAAGTCGTCGATGAGTTCATCTCCTCAGGACCTCCAGATCCACGTACGGTTTCGAGGAAACGTCTTCGGCCCCTTCACGCCGGATGAACTCCGTGATCTGATCCGTCGTGGTCGGTCAGCTTCCACCTGGCAAATATCCCTGGACAAACAGACCTGGCGTCCGATCACCGAACTGGAGGCTCTGATACGAAGTGCTTGTCTGCCCTTGCAGTTGGACACAGATGACCTCCCCGGAAGCATTGACGATGTGAGCGCACCTGTCGGGGTGCCGCTTTCTGTACCGGGACAACCGTCGAGTGGTCATGAAACTCAAGCCGGAACAATTTCCACGGGGGGCACGGCCGAAGCGCTTTGGTACTATGCGGACGGTGAACAGCGAGTGGGGCCTGTTCCAGAGAGCCGCGTTATTGCCCTGATTCGGGAGGGCGTGCTCAAACCGAGTACGCTCGTTTGGACGGTGAACATGGAAACCTGGCGGCCGGTATCGGAAACCCGGCTCAGAAGAGCGCTTCCAGAAGTGGTCACCGTCAATCGACAGCCGGGCCCCAGCTTTGCCAGAGAAACGGCTGCACCGCCGTTGCTGCCCATCCGGCGCATGTCGATGAGTTTGAATCGTGATCGTTTGGAGTTTGGACTCATCGCGCTGGCGTCTGTTGCTGGGGTGAGCATGGTATTGAAGCTCCTCCTGTTACCTGTCAGTGGTGGTGGTCTTCACCAGCTGGTCGAACTCACTGAATGTGGCGTGCTGGCGAGCCTGATTCTGGTCGCGCTCGCCGGTCGGGCGTGGCTGAAAGAAGCATTCGCCACAGAAACCGACCTGAATGATCTCACGCCACCAGATCTGCAGCACCAGACACAGGTTCCTCCTGACGTTCCGCCGTAGTCACGCCATCGTCTCTGGATCGCTTCGAGACTGAGTGAATCACAGCGGCGCCAAAGAGAGCTTTGACTGACCGCAAGGCGATCAAACCGGATTGCAATCAACGGGCTGGAATGGGGATCTCAATCTCGGCCAAGTCGTATCCGGCCCAGGTCTGATGAGCGGCTCGCTGATAGGCGTGGACTCTCACAGCTCGTGCGATCCGCGGCGCAAATCGGACCCGATGAGTGGCCTTCCATGGTTGCCACGGTAAATCTTCGAGTAGGCTCACCGTCTCCCACGATCGCTCGCTATCGTCCGGGGCCGATCTGCTGATTTCCACGGCAAACTTTGCCGGGTGGATTTTCCATCCCCAAATCAAATTCACCTGTGAAATCTCCACGGGAGAGCCAAGGTCCACCTCGATCCAGGCATCTTCGGCATCCTTGGCTGCATGCCATCCCGAATAATAACTTCCGTCAACCGCCGCCTCGGGATTCGTGCCGGAAGAGGCACGCACAGACCGACTCCGTGCAGCGTTGCGAACCCCCACGGCAATGTGGATTCGGTTGGAGAGGTTTTGTTTGCCCGCGGCGTCGTAGGCCCGAGCAGTTAGCTCGAATGTGCCGTGCAGGTCGCCAGGCCAGGTCCACGAGAAATCTCGCGGGGGGTGGCGTATCTCAGCGACGACCTTGTCGTCCACCAAGAATTGAAGGAGATCCACCGGGCTACCTCTGCCAGCGACGAAGCC
This is a stretch of genomic DNA from Thermogutta terrifontis. It encodes these proteins:
- a CDS encoding neutral/alkaline non-lysosomal ceramidase N-terminal domain-containing protein, which encodes MIKNQMWWLAVAVCLLLASGLPRAWAVELWVGSATVDITPPRPVALEGQFHTRVANRVETPLVAAALVLESRENGQMKDHAVMVSCDLVGIPEAVLQKVRERISQAIPQISPEKIILSATHTHTAPVVTEGKYVIPDHGVMTVSEYVAFLVDRVAEAVKTAWQNRQVAQLGYGFGYAVVGHNRRAVYADGHAVMYGRTDVPDFRHLESGTDPAVQVLFFTDRSGTLLTMAIEVACPSQEVEGQSTVHADFWHFVRQEIWRQFGRKVDILAWCGAAGDLSPHLMLRKAAEERMLRLRGLDSLQEIARRISETVMDVYNVARQELYPEVPFEHRVLNLDLPLRVVTDEEARTAREEAAKLADNPALRMKMLWHQRVAERYEKQQQIARDQWTNSYEIHVLRIGDVAIATNPFELFVDFGLQIQARSKATQTFVIQLAGAGTYLATDRAVAGGGYSAVVESTEVSPEGGQILVDRTVEAINALFGQ
- a CDS encoding ComEC/Rec2 family competence protein — protein: MKFQPSTSFLQKASAAIGISFAFLFGLTVSGEDRDQKPLTLTVIELKQHGLAMLLETPEGRHYLIDTGGGGDRDTVAACLTEHHVQQIEGLVISHPHGDHQGGVPAVFDRWPVKELIVSPFVRKVPEKLKTSETEFSLGLQKLAEQKGARVREVSQGSGLEWGADVHVEVLWPPEEPFLTANPRPHGTYNNNSLVLRVQYKDAVFLLPGDLGNEAAAVLVRESPAKLKAHVVVVPHHGFFGNADFAKAVQAQVAIASCIVDYLDHPTRNVPGIHAVDLFAPVGTGVYVTPWHGTVTVSTDGKYLAVEARKNVELAPLSN
- a CDS encoding hemerythrin domain-containing protein — translated: MSRSRRQFLSQTAGLGLVIVCGKTAVSAAESGEDLEESPVPAGEDLMREHGVLNRILLIYEAALARLPQAGEDVAEVVHEAGTIVRSFVEDYHAKLEENYIFPVLEKHQRLTDVVAVLREQHAVGRKVTDRILKVTEAPAWRQSENRRSFARACRAFIRMYRPHESREDTEVFPALHHILSAKELAELGERFEEEEERLFGSGGFEKVVARVGKLEARVGINDLRQFTAQLD
- a CDS encoding DUF4339 domain-containing protein codes for the protein MSSSPQDLQIHVRFRGNVFGPFTPDELRDLIRRGRSASTWQISLDKQTWRPITELEALIRSACLPLQLDTDDLPGSIDDVSAPVGVPLSVPGQPSSGHETQAGTISTGGTAEALWYYADGEQRVGPVPESRVIALIREGVLKPSTLVWTVNMETWRPVSETRLRRALPEVVTVNRQPGPSFARETAAPPLLPIRRMSMSLNRDRLEFGLIALASVAGVSMVLKLLLLPVSGGGLHQLVELTECGVLASLILVALAGRAWLKEAFATETDLNDLTPPDLQHQTQVPPDVPP